A genomic window from Fusarium verticillioides 7600 chromosome 5, whole genome shotgun sequence includes:
- a CDS encoding ADA HAT complex component 1, which translates to MFRFWTSESRGSDKTLPATPPIADLLKPFQSPLLPKTEISALPEAQPPKRRRPSVYVADETSDMNVPIKRAKIDLDVIGDSFSASGPKPKESPTASSLDDARDEIRHQFGLEILLKHDELRLINQELAKCQVALEQLRRCHLIPYPVNCPTPEQMLNVSAGKGPAIQTRSGEAVPRWAPPFGVVDGPYARHYAKWLIPDPSFDGIQPEWHFTPEASRARASFAEGRTTRNSFTESGTSLKARSGRGAGSQKLQSLSSGYPQPKDKAGPCILKRADGKTVKLVCLDCNRENFSSTQGFINHCRIAHKRDFKSHEEAAVQSGHPIEVTEGGVVGEEKAPTPTIPTLTSTSVHPFAQPGMTEQQAYIALRSRIADSLRLYHQGKLPGVTRIPSLHGKPRGREVKMTGSVAGASDVPFLSHLLQSRKFDGNLRELVADAKTKIALDDMTSGEESEPAETSLDEIELGDPSAVRKPVVMRVPAKATHSPTVMAASVHSASSKGRAPPIAFKTSANCGSRNANPVLSDEDLDMEDVDMSPNTMVSNNAPSLVSDDGEYDDTDDGSSVSGTSDHLETESVSDVEEITLDDDQDSRSLRRGSSGASGAVRLRKDDPKHVTLMTPVKSNARERRSRKL; encoded by the coding sequence ATGTTTCGATTCTGGACATCTGAATCACGGGGAAGCGACAAGACGCTGCCGGCAACACCACCCATCGCAGACCTACTGAAGCCATTTCAGTCACCTCTGTTACCAAAAACGGAGATATCAGCGTTGCCCGAGGCGCAGCCTCCCAAACGGAGACGGCCAAGCGTATATGTCGCTGATGAAACGTCCGATATGAACGTGCCTATAAAGCGCGCCAAGATAGACCTAGATGTAATAGGCGACAGTTTCTCAGCATCCGGCCCAAAACCAAAAGAAAGTCCCACGGCATCTAGTTTGGACGATGCCCGGGATGAGATTCGCCACCAGTTTGGTCTTGAAATTTTGCTAAAGCATGATGAACTTCGGCTCATTAACCAGGAACTCGCGAAATGCCAGGTTGCTTTGGAGCAGCTCAGACGTTGTCATCTCATCCCATACCCCGTGAATTGCCCAACTCCTGAACAGATGCTGAATGTCAGTGCCGGAAAGGGACCTGCTATTCAGACACGTTCGGGGGAAGCTGTGCCAAGGTGGGCACCCCCATTTGGTGTCGTTGATGGTCCATATGCCAGACACTATGCCAAGTGGCTTATTCCTGATCCTTCATTTGATGGCATACAGCCCGAGTGGCATTTTACTCCAGAAGCCTCACGCGCGAGAGCTTCGTTCGCTGAAGGGCGGACGACAAGAAATAGCTTTACCGAATCTGGAACTTCGCTCAAGGCCCGTTCAGGTCGTGGAGCTGGGAGCCAGAAGTTACAGTCTTTGTCAAGTGGCTATCCTCAACCAAAAGACAAGGCCGGCCCATGTATCTTGAAGCGTGCCGATGGGAAGACGGTAAAGTTGGTGTGTCTTGATTGCAACCGGGAGAACTTTTCAAGTACTCAGGGATTTATCAACCACTGCCGCATTGCTCACAAGAGGGACTTCAAGAGCCACGAGGAAGCAGCCGTACAGAGCGGTCATCCAATCGAAGTAACAGAAGGGGGGGTTGttggagaggaaaaggcGCCTACACCGACCATCCCAACTCTGACTTCCACTTCTGTGCATCCTTTTGCCCAACCAGGTATGACGGAACAGCAGGCATACATTGCTCTCAGATCAAGAATTGCCGATTCACTTAGACTTTATCACCAAGGCAAGCTGCCTGGCGTCACTCGTATCCCTTCGCTTCATGGCAAACCCCGTGGTCGTGAAGTGAAAATGACTGGCTCTGTCGCCGGAGCTTCGGATGTGCCCTTTCTCTCACATCTCCTGCAAAGTCGGAAGTTCGACGGCAATCTGCGTGAACTGGTTGCAGAtgcaaagacaaagatcgCACTGGACGATATGACCTCCGGTGAGGAATCGGAGCCTGCTGAGACGTCACTTGACGAAATAGAACTGGGAGATCCGTCTGCTGTGCGGAAACCAGTCGTTATGCGCGTGCCCGCAAAGGCTACTCATTCTCCAACTGTCATGGCCGCATCGGTTCATTCAGCCAGTAGCAAAGGCCGTGCTCCACCAATCGCTTTCAAGACGTCTGCAAACTGCGGATCGCGTAATGCGAATCCTGTGCTTTCAGATGAAGATTTGGacatggaagatgttgacatGAGCCCCAATACCATGGTCAGCAACAATGCCCCTTCCCTTGttagtgatgatggagagtACGATGATACGGATGATGGCTCCTCTGTTTCTGGCACAAGTGATCATCTTGAAACCGAGTCAGTGTCGGATGTAGAAGAGATCACGTTGGATGACGACCAGGATTCGCGCTCACTGCGTCGGGGATCCAGCGGCGCATCAGGCGCCGTAAGGCTTCGTAAGGACGACCCCAAGCATGTTACTCTGATGACGCCAGTCAAGAGTAATGCCAGGGAACGAAGGTCGCGTAAACTCTGA
- a CDS encoding hypothetical protein (At least one base has a quality score < 10), translating to MPTATSKHASGKRKPDTNASKDAHLPKRLRNNNPKTSTPALLAPHETIIAELNSKYDILPASVISSTKIKKRIMQATDHIMTEGDRPRVALLYARTADVCKLITVVETCKRIVSEEGKAYYQYNQLFDQPERSKSKDIVEETILEKNIQEDNDSDNDDFEVMHSRFEDAVLPQPSPRSVKSMRVFISTMPIQELKIKKGVTVQSGTAKQA from the coding sequence ATGCCCACTGCAACATCCAAACATGCCTCAGGCAAAAGGAAGCCAGATACGAATGCCTCCAAAGACGCCCATTTGCCGAAACGACTTCGAAACAACAATCCTAagacttcaacaccagctcTGCTAGCTCCCCACGAAACCATCATCGCTGAGCTCAACTCCAAATATGACATCCTACCTGCTTCAGTTATCTCATCAACGAAAATCAAGAAGCGCATCATGCAGGCCACAGATCACATAATGACTGAAGGCGACCGACCTCGAGTAGCACTGCTGTATGCGCGAACCGCCGATGTTTGCAAGCTTATCACAGTGGTGGAAACATGCAAGCGGATTGTCAGTGAGGAAGGGAAAGCATATTATCAATACAACCAGCTATTTGACCAGCCAGAAAGGTCTAAAAGCAAGGATATTGTTGAAGAGACAATTCTCGAAAAGAACATCCAAGAAGACAATGATTCTGACAATGACGACTTCGAGGTTATGCACAGCCGTTTTGAAGACGCAGTGCTACCTCAGCCCTCGCCACGATCTGTGAAATCAATGAGGGTTTTCATCTCGACTATGCCCATACAGGAATTGAAAATAAAGAAGGGTGTTACTGTCCAGTCTGGTACAGCCAAGCAGGCTTGA
- a CDS encoding vacuolar transporter chaperone 1 has protein sequence MSSQPLLQTTPGKRIALPTRVEPKVFFANERTFLSWLNFTVILGALAIGMLNFGDRVAFISAFLFTGVAMLTMIYALVTYHWRAKSIRMKGQAGFDDRFGPTVLAIILLLAVIVNFVLRITDKSKNNGN, from the exons ATGTCTTCCCAACCTCTCCTTCAGACCACTCCCG GTAAGCGCATCGCTTTGCCAACCCGCGTCGAGCCCAAGGTCTTCTTCGCGAACGAACGAACTTTCCTGTCATGGCTCAACTTCACCGTCATCCTCGGCGCCCTCGCCATCGGCATGCTGAACTTCGGTGATAGAGTCGCCTTCATCTCTGCATTCCTCTTCACTGGTGTCGCTATGTTGACCATGATATATGCATTGGTGACGTACCATTGGCGAGCCAAGTCTATAAGGATGAAGGGTCAGGCTGGCTTTGATGACCGTTTTGGTCCCACCGTTCTGGCCATTATTCTTTTACTGGCCGtcattgtcaactttgtCCTCCGAATCACCGACAAGTCCAAGAACAATGGCAACTAG